In Saccharothrix violaceirubra, the following are encoded in one genomic region:
- the prfB gene encoding peptide chain release factor 2 — protein MNLDVEADIKDLSATLASIEAVMDLDALRAQVAELEQQAARPDLWDDQEKAQRVTSQLSHKQGELRRVVALRDRLDDLGVLYELAEDEGDEGSAAEADVERAKLREEISSLEVRTLLSGEYDERDALVTVRAEAGGVDAADFAEMLLRMYSRWAERHNYSVDVFDTSYAEEAGIKSATFRVTAPYAYGTLSVEQGTHRLVRISPFDNQGRRQTSFAGVEVVPVVEQSDHVDIDEKELRVDVYRSSGPGGQGVNTTDSAVRITHIPTGIVVSCQNERSQLQNKATAMAVLQAKLLERQRQEEQAKMDALKDSGSSWGNQMRSYVLHPYQMVKDLRTEHEVGNPSAVLDGEIDDFLEAGIRWRKRRQTA, from the coding sequence GTGAACTTGGACGTCGAAGCAGACATCAAGGACCTCTCCGCCACGCTCGCGAGCATCGAGGCGGTCATGGACCTCGACGCGCTGCGTGCCCAGGTCGCGGAGTTGGAGCAGCAGGCCGCCCGCCCCGACCTGTGGGACGACCAGGAGAAGGCGCAGCGCGTCACCAGCCAGCTGTCCCACAAGCAGGGCGAGCTGCGCCGGGTCGTCGCGCTGCGCGACCGGCTCGACGACCTCGGTGTGCTCTACGAGCTGGCCGAGGACGAGGGCGACGAGGGCAGTGCGGCCGAGGCCGACGTCGAACGGGCCAAGCTCCGCGAGGAGATCTCCTCGCTGGAGGTCCGCACGCTCCTGTCCGGCGAGTACGACGAGCGGGACGCGCTGGTGACCGTCCGCGCCGAGGCCGGCGGCGTCGACGCGGCCGACTTCGCCGAGATGCTGCTGCGCATGTACTCGCGTTGGGCCGAGCGCCACAACTACTCCGTCGACGTGTTCGACACGTCCTATGCGGAAGAGGCGGGTATCAAGTCCGCGACGTTCCGCGTCACCGCGCCCTACGCGTACGGCACGCTCAGCGTCGAGCAGGGGACCCACCGGCTCGTGCGCATCTCGCCGTTCGACAACCAGGGCCGCCGGCAGACGTCGTTCGCCGGCGTCGAGGTCGTGCCCGTCGTCGAGCAGTCCGACCACGTCGACATCGACGAGAAGGAACTGCGCGTCGACGTGTACCGCTCGTCCGGTCCGGGTGGACAGGGCGTCAACACGACCGACTCGGCCGTGCGCATCACGCACATCCCGACGGGAATCGTGGTGTCCTGCCAGAACGAGCGCAGCCAGCTCCAGAACAAGGCCACCGCGATGGCCGTCCTCCAGGCCAAGCTGCTCGAACGGCAGCGCCAGGAGGAGCAGGCCAAGATGGACGCCCTCAAGGACTCCGGTTCGAGCTGGGGCAACCAGATGCGCTCCTATGTGCTGCACCCCTACCAGATGGTCAAGGACCTGCGCACCGAGCACGAGGTCGGCAACCCGTCCGCGGTGCTCGACGGCGAGATCGACGACTTCCTCGAGGCCGGCATCCGGTGGCGCAAGCGCCGTCAGACGGCCTGA
- a CDS encoding PadR family transcriptional regulator gives MSDLNATAAALLGLLHDGPKTGGQLVAEAGERFGAFFSVTRSQVYRELPALADAGLLRLGKQGPRSSQQYVLTAAGKKAFKNWLLTEPGPDHLRSPLILRLVHAGSLTAKQRQGLVDAARARYGADQEAAKTAVKTAEDAYSKAVAEFGLAHAKAVLKLLDAIPSA, from the coding sequence GTGTCGGACCTGAATGCGACGGCGGCGGCCCTGCTCGGACTGCTGCACGACGGACCCAAGACCGGTGGCCAGCTCGTGGCGGAGGCCGGAGAGCGCTTCGGTGCGTTCTTCAGCGTCACCCGCAGCCAGGTCTACCGCGAGCTGCCCGCGTTGGCGGACGCCGGCCTGCTGCGCCTCGGCAAGCAGGGGCCGCGGTCGAGTCAGCAGTACGTGCTGACCGCCGCCGGCAAGAAGGCGTTCAAGAACTGGCTGCTCACCGAGCCCGGCCCGGACCACCTGCGCAGCCCGCTGATCCTGCGCCTGGTGCACGCCGGGTCCCTGACCGCCAAGCAGCGCCAGGGTCTCGTGGACGCCGCGCGGGCCCGGTACGGCGCCGACCAGGAAGCCGCCAAGACCGCGGTCAAGACCGCCGAGGACGCCTACTCCAAGGCCGTCGCCGAGTTCGGTCTCGCCCACGCGAAGGCCGTGCTGAAGCTGCTGGACGCCATTCCGTCGGCCTGA
- a CDS encoding UPF0182 family protein: MATRPPVGLPRLSRRSRILLIVGAVLLVGLITGSRLLGTYVNWLWFGEVGFRSVYGTVLATRFGLFFAVGLLVGGLAALNLVIAYRTRPVFVPVSGPDDPIARYRAAVTRRMRLFAIGLPVLVGVIAGTSAQGHWQEFQLFLNAVDFGQVDAQFGHDIGFYAFKLPFYTWLLGWLFIATAISFVGAVVAHYLFGGIRLAGRGGQLSGPARTHLSVVAGLFVLLKAIAYFFDRYQLLFAEHEKFGGASYTDINAVLPAKLILLFIAVFCAIAFFAGAVLRNLQLPAIATVLLVLSSILVGAAWPAVLEQFSVKPNAINKEAESISRNIKATKEAYGVTDDVVETKPYEGKQNVSLEELKSDQATLGNIRLLDPAVVAKTFTQFQQLRPFYAFPEKLDVDRYKVDGQLQDYIVAVRELRTAGIPQGQSDWINQHLIYTHGNGMVFAEASKVNTPAGSGDGGGYPVFEVAEIDQNANLKEGPFGVKQPRIYFGELGSANDYAIVGGRGTGAPGEYDTDESSFTYDGKGGVRIGGLFNKLVFAAAYSQRNILFNSAIGDDSRIIFNRNPRDRVSAVAPWLTVDGDPYPAVVDGRITWIVDGYTTLDEYPYARKTSLGEVTSDSLKGVAAQPDRQIAYIRNSVKATVDAYDGTVKLYAMDEKDPVLKAWMGVFPDTVKPGSEMSPSLREHLRYPEDLFKVQREMLSQYHVDDPSQFFSGVSFWDVPSDPTVDNPTTVEAAQQTNSKAPGDQQPPFYVLAGDPTGDVKKVSFQLTSSLVRQNREFMASYVTVRSDPDNYGKISVLTLNNEAKGPQQIQTQFLTSAQVSSELNLLTQQKTKVVYGNLLTLPVGGGLLYVEPVYIERASQNTSFPQLSKVLVSFGDKVGYAPTLSAALEQVLSGASSQVPDPGNGNQPPSTTTPPTSTTPPPNGTGQSTELQQAVKDIQTALNAIKAAQSSGDFAALGQAYKDLDVATKKFEAASAAAATQTPQSSVAPSPTPTN; the protein is encoded by the coding sequence GTGGCCACACGGCCCCCGGTCGGACTGCCTCGGCTGTCCCGTCGAAGCCGGATTCTGCTCATCGTCGGTGCGGTGCTCCTGGTCGGTCTGATCACCGGTTCCAGGCTGCTCGGCACCTACGTCAACTGGCTGTGGTTCGGCGAGGTCGGCTTCCGCAGCGTGTACGGAACGGTGCTGGCGACCCGGTTCGGGTTGTTCTTCGCCGTCGGTCTGCTGGTCGGTGGCCTGGCCGCGCTCAACCTGGTCATCGCCTACCGGACCCGGCCGGTGTTCGTGCCGGTGTCCGGTCCGGACGACCCGATCGCCCGCTACCGCGCGGCCGTGACCCGGCGGATGCGGCTGTTCGCCATCGGCCTGCCGGTGCTCGTCGGCGTCATCGCGGGCACGTCGGCGCAGGGCCACTGGCAGGAGTTCCAGCTCTTCCTCAACGCCGTCGACTTCGGCCAGGTCGACGCCCAGTTCGGCCACGACATCGGCTTCTACGCGTTCAAGCTGCCGTTCTACACGTGGCTGCTGGGGTGGCTGTTCATCGCCACGGCCATCTCGTTCGTCGGCGCGGTGGTCGCGCACTACCTGTTCGGCGGCATCCGGCTGGCCGGTCGCGGCGGTCAGCTCTCGGGGCCGGCGCGCACCCACCTGTCCGTGGTCGCCGGCCTGTTCGTGCTGCTCAAGGCGATTGCCTACTTCTTCGACCGCTACCAGCTGCTGTTCGCCGAGCACGAGAAATTCGGCGGCGCGAGCTACACCGACATCAACGCGGTGCTGCCGGCCAAGCTGATCCTGCTGTTCATCGCGGTGTTCTGCGCGATCGCGTTCTTCGCGGGCGCCGTGCTGCGCAACCTCCAGCTCCCCGCGATCGCCACCGTGCTGCTGGTGCTGTCGAGCATCCTGGTCGGCGCCGCGTGGCCGGCGGTGCTCGAGCAGTTCTCGGTCAAGCCGAACGCGATCAACAAAGAGGCCGAGTCGATCTCGCGCAACATCAAGGCGACCAAGGAGGCGTACGGGGTCACCGACGACGTCGTCGAGACGAAGCCGTACGAGGGCAAGCAGAACGTGTCGCTGGAGGAACTCAAGAGCGACCAGGCGACGCTGGGCAACATCCGGCTGCTCGACCCGGCCGTGGTCGCCAAGACGTTCACCCAGTTCCAGCAGCTGCGGCCGTTCTACGCGTTCCCGGAGAAGCTCGACGTCGACCGGTACAAAGTGGACGGTCAGCTCCAGGACTACATCGTCGCCGTGCGCGAGCTGCGCACCGCCGGCATCCCGCAGGGCCAGAGCGACTGGATCAACCAGCACCTGATCTACACGCACGGCAACGGCATGGTGTTCGCCGAGGCCAGCAAGGTCAACACGCCCGCGGGCTCGGGCGACGGCGGCGGCTACCCGGTGTTCGAGGTCGCCGAGATCGACCAGAACGCCAACCTCAAGGAGGGGCCGTTCGGCGTCAAGCAGCCGCGCATCTACTTCGGCGAACTCGGCTCCGCGAACGACTACGCCATCGTCGGCGGCCGGGGTACCGGTGCGCCGGGCGAGTACGACACCGACGAGTCGTCGTTCACCTACGACGGCAAGGGCGGCGTCCGCATCGGCGGCCTGTTCAACAAGCTCGTCTTCGCCGCCGCCTACAGCCAGCGCAACATCCTGTTCAACTCGGCCATCGGCGACGACTCGCGGATCATCTTCAACCGCAACCCGCGCGACCGCGTGTCGGCGGTGGCGCCGTGGCTGACCGTGGACGGCGATCCGTACCCGGCGGTCGTCGACGGCCGGATCACCTGGATCGTGGACGGGTACACCACGCTCGACGAGTACCCGTATGCGCGCAAGACCTCGCTCGGCGAGGTCACCAGCGACTCGCTCAAGGGCGTGGCGGCGCAGCCGGACCGGCAGATCGCGTACATCCGCAACTCGGTCAAGGCCACTGTGGACGCCTACGACGGCACGGTGAAGCTGTACGCGATGGACGAGAAGGACCCGGTGCTCAAGGCGTGGATGGGCGTCTTCCCGGACACGGTCAAGCCGGGCTCGGAGATGTCGCCGTCGCTGCGCGAGCACCTGCGCTACCCCGAGGACCTGTTCAAGGTCCAGCGGGAGATGCTGTCGCAGTACCACGTGGACGACCCGAGCCAGTTCTTCTCCGGCGTGTCGTTCTGGGACGTCCCGTCGGACCCGACCGTCGACAACCCGACGACGGTGGAGGCGGCGCAGCAGACCAACAGCAAGGCGCCGGGCGACCAGCAGCCCCCGTTCTACGTGCTGGCGGGCGATCCGACGGGTGACGTGAAGAAGGTCAGCTTCCAGTTGACCAGTTCGCTGGTCCGGCAGAACCGCGAGTTCATGGCGTCCTACGTGACGGTGCGGTCCGACCCGGACAACTACGGCAAGATCAGCGTCCTGACCCTGAACAACGAGGCGAAGGGTCCCCAGCAGATCCAGACCCAGTTCCTCACCTCGGCCCAGGTGTCCTCGGAGCTGAACCTGCTCACCCAGCAGAAGACGAAGGTCGTCTACGGGAACCTGCTGACCCTCCCGGTCGGCGGCGGCCTGCTCTACGTCGAACCGGTCTACATCGAACGGGCCAGTCAGAACACGTCGTTCCCGCAGCTCTCGAAGGTCCTGGTCAGCTTCGGCGACAAGGTCGGCTACGCGCCCACCCTGAGCGCCGCGCTGGAACAGGTCCTCTCGGGTGCGTCGTCCCAGGTGCCCGACCCGGGCAACGGCAACCAGCCGCCGTCGACGACGACCCCGCCGACCTCGACGACCCCGCCGCCGAACGGCACCGGGCAGAGCACCGAGCTGCAACAGGCCGTGAAGGACATCCAGACCGCCCTGAACGCCATCAAGGCGGCCCAGAGCAGCGGTGACTTCGCCGCCCTCGGCCAGGCGTACAAGGACCTGGACGTGGCGACGAAGAAGTTCGAGGCCGCGAGTGCGGCGGCGGCGACCCAGACGCCCCAGTCCTCGGTCGCGCCTTCGCCGACACCGACGAACTAG
- a CDS encoding PPA1309 family protein, which yields MPASEEQPVVLPAVAREVEEFVSTAGWNQAPQLFALVPTAELLARQPELAGQLDPAASPLTPIAQESLPDDELDKALAGIVWPDVVTGCALAQEIVVLPPDAEESLSADLGDAEARRIAAEHPRRREARLVAAVLRDGTVSCVLRLRGGVEAPDEVVEHPELAPNLTDALLATFQP from the coding sequence GTGCCGGCCAGTGAGGAGCAGCCCGTGGTTTTGCCCGCCGTCGCCCGCGAGGTCGAGGAGTTCGTCTCCACCGCCGGGTGGAACCAGGCCCCCCAGCTGTTCGCGCTGGTCCCCACCGCGGAGCTGCTCGCCCGACAGCCCGAGCTGGCCGGTCAGCTCGACCCGGCGGCCTCGCCGCTGACGCCGATCGCCCAGGAGTCGCTGCCCGACGACGAACTCGACAAGGCGCTGGCGGGCATCGTGTGGCCGGACGTGGTCACCGGGTGCGCGTTGGCGCAGGAGATCGTCGTCCTGCCGCCGGACGCCGAGGAGTCGCTGTCGGCCGACCTCGGCGACGCGGAGGCCCGCCGGATCGCCGCCGAGCACCCGCGACGGCGCGAGGCACGGCTGGTCGCGGCCGTACTGCGCGACGGCACGGTGTCGTGCGTGCTGCGGTTGCGCGGCGGGGTCGAGGCGCCCGACGAGGTCGTCGAGCACCCCGAACTGGCGCCGAACCTGACCGACGCGCTGCTGGCGACGTTCCAGCCGTAG
- a CDS encoding YlbL family protein produces MTERTETAVEQPPVPTPPPRRGLTRRTWTLVISLFSVLVLGLLGGFARVPYVALGPGPTYDTLGQVGDTDVVHIEGQETFPTKGHLTMTTVQLTDDVSLFGALGLWVSGRYALAPREEFFRPGESEQKVRDENTKAFQDSQTSAEVAALRYLKYPMKVVVAEVTKGSAAEASIEPNDRLLGVNGRTVAVAEDVRTALSTTKPGDEVEVVFERGGEKKSTRVTLGKPDDDRANGFLGVLPVERADVPFEIKISLDDVGGPSAGLMFALSIVDKLTPGELNGGNSVAGTGEINDKGEVGRIGGIPFKMVAAREGGATVFLVPAGNCDEARQHAPEGLRLVKVEKIDDAVKSLESIDAGGDAPGC; encoded by the coding sequence GTGACAGAGCGCACCGAGACGGCCGTCGAGCAGCCACCGGTACCGACGCCGCCGCCGCGTCGCGGCCTGACCAGGCGCACCTGGACGTTGGTGATCAGTCTTTTCTCGGTGCTCGTGCTCGGCCTGCTGGGCGGGTTCGCCCGGGTGCCCTACGTCGCGCTCGGTCCGGGCCCGACCTACGACACGCTCGGGCAGGTCGGCGACACCGACGTCGTGCACATCGAGGGCCAGGAGACGTTCCCGACCAAGGGGCACCTGACCATGACGACGGTGCAGCTCACCGACGACGTGTCGTTGTTCGGCGCGCTCGGCCTGTGGGTCAGCGGCCGGTACGCGCTCGCGCCGCGCGAGGAGTTCTTCCGGCCCGGCGAGTCCGAGCAGAAGGTGCGCGACGAGAACACGAAGGCGTTCCAGGATTCGCAGACCAGCGCCGAGGTGGCCGCGCTGCGCTACCTCAAGTACCCGATGAAGGTCGTCGTCGCCGAGGTCACCAAGGGCAGTGCCGCCGAGGCCTCGATCGAGCCCAACGACCGGCTGCTCGGCGTCAACGGCCGGACCGTGGCCGTCGCCGAGGACGTGCGCACCGCGCTGTCCACCACCAAGCCCGGCGACGAGGTCGAGGTCGTCTTCGAGCGCGGCGGCGAGAAGAAGTCCACCCGGGTCACGCTCGGCAAGCCCGACGACGACCGCGCGAACGGCTTCCTCGGCGTGCTGCCGGTCGAGCGCGCCGACGTGCCGTTCGAGATCAAGATCAGTCTCGACGACGTCGGCGGCCCGTCGGCCGGCCTGATGTTCGCGCTGTCCATCGTGGACAAACTGACGCCCGGCGAGCTCAACGGCGGCAACTCGGTCGCGGGCACCGGCGAGATCAACGACAAGGGCGAGGTCGGCCGCATCGGCGGCATCCCGTTCAAGATGGTCGCCGCCCGCGAAGGCGGCGCCACCGTGTTCCTGGTGCCGGCGGGCAACTGCGACGAGGCCCGCCAGCACGCGCCCGAGGGCCTGCGCCTGGTCAAGGTCGAGAAGATCGACGACGCGGTGAAATCCCTCGAGTCGATCGACGCGGGCGGCGACGCGCCCGGCTGCTGA
- a CDS encoding zinc-dependent metalloprotease, whose translation MSDLPFGFGPQDPDDDRRKGDDQSGANPFDFGQLGAMLSQLGAMFSNAGSSAGPVNYDLAKQIALQQLSDSGPTIGFGPDQGSAVTDAVHLAEMWLDPVTSLPAGSRTTQTWTARDWVERTLPTWQRLCDPVARRVSGAWVDAMPAEAKEAAGPLLSMLGQMGGMAFGSQLGGALAQLGSEVLTSTEVGLPLGPEGTAALLPANIEKFTEGLERPASEVLVFLAAREAAHQRLFSHVPWLRQRLLDTVEAFAQGITVDTSALEQLAGQVDPANPASIEEAMKSGMLEPKTTPEQQAALARLETLLALVEGWVDVVVADAVGERLPGAEALRETLRRRRASGGPAEQTFATLVGLELRPRRHRAAAALWKLLGDKHGIEQRESVWEHPDLVPGSEDLDDPLEFVERFGSTRAALEDPIAELERTLKEERDE comes from the coding sequence ATGAGCGACCTGCCCTTCGGGTTCGGCCCGCAGGACCCCGACGACGACCGCCGCAAGGGCGACGACCAGAGCGGCGCCAACCCGTTCGACTTCGGCCAGCTGGGCGCGATGCTCAGCCAGCTCGGCGCGATGTTCAGCAACGCGGGTTCGTCGGCGGGACCGGTCAACTACGACCTCGCCAAGCAGATCGCGTTGCAGCAGCTGTCGGACTCCGGCCCGACGATCGGGTTCGGCCCGGACCAGGGTTCGGCGGTCACCGACGCGGTGCACCTGGCCGAGATGTGGCTCGACCCGGTGACCTCGCTGCCCGCGGGCAGCCGCACGACCCAGACCTGGACCGCGCGCGACTGGGTCGAGCGCACGCTGCCGACGTGGCAGCGGCTGTGCGACCCGGTCGCCCGGCGCGTGTCGGGTGCGTGGGTCGACGCGATGCCCGCCGAGGCGAAGGAGGCCGCGGGCCCGCTGCTGTCGATGCTGGGCCAGATGGGCGGCATGGCGTTCGGCTCGCAGTTGGGCGGCGCGCTCGCCCAGCTCGGCTCCGAGGTGCTGACCTCGACCGAGGTCGGGCTGCCGCTGGGCCCCGAGGGCACGGCCGCGCTGCTGCCGGCCAACATCGAGAAGTTCACCGAGGGCCTGGAGCGACCGGCGAGCGAGGTGCTCGTCTTCCTGGCCGCGCGCGAGGCCGCGCACCAGCGGCTGTTCAGCCACGTGCCGTGGCTGCGGCAGCGGCTGCTGGACACCGTGGAGGCGTTCGCGCAGGGCATCACGGTCGACACGTCGGCGTTGGAGCAGCTCGCGGGCCAGGTCGACCCGGCGAACCCGGCGTCGATCGAGGAGGCCATGAAGTCGGGCATGCTCGAACCGAAGACCACGCCCGAGCAGCAGGCCGCGCTCGCCCGGCTGGAGACGCTGTTGGCACTGGTCGAGGGCTGGGTCGACGTGGTGGTGGCGGACGCGGTCGGCGAGCGGCTGCCGGGCGCCGAGGCGTTGCGGGAGACGCTGCGCCGGCGGCGGGCCTCGGGCGGTCCGGCCGAGCAGACGTTCGCCACGCTGGTCGGGCTGGAGCTGCGGCCCCGGCGGCACCGGGCGGCGGCGGCGCTGTGGAAGCTGCTCGGCGACAAGCACGGGATCGAGCAGCGCGAGAGCGTCTGGGAGCACCCGGACCTGGTGCCCGGTTCCGAGGACCTGGACGACCCGTTGGAGTTCGTGGAGCGGTTCGGCAGTACCCGGGCGGCGTTGGAGGACCCGATCGCCGAGCTGGAGCGGACGCTCAAGGAAGAACGCGACGAGTAG
- a CDS encoding M48 metallopeptidase family protein, giving the protein MPEPHVEVRRSARRRRMVSAYREGDKVVVLLPARMTKTEEKHWVAEMLSRLQHSETRRRSPTRTSDAALLARCEDLSARYLDGVEPRSVRWVPPMRTRWASCTPSEGTIRISERLRDVPAWVLDYVLVHELAHLRVPGHGKDFWALVHRYPKAERAIGYLEGLSAAAGLGITEED; this is encoded by the coding sequence ATGCCCGAACCGCACGTGGAGGTGCGGCGCAGCGCACGACGGCGCCGCATGGTGAGCGCGTACCGCGAAGGCGACAAGGTGGTCGTCCTGCTTCCCGCGCGTATGACCAAGACCGAGGAGAAGCACTGGGTCGCCGAGATGCTCAGCCGCCTCCAGCACAGCGAGACCCGGCGCCGCTCGCCCACGCGCACCTCCGACGCGGCCCTGCTCGCGCGGTGCGAGGACCTGTCCGCCCGCTACCTCGACGGTGTGGAGCCGCGCAGCGTGCGGTGGGTGCCCCCGATGCGCACGAGGTGGGCGTCGTGCACGCCCAGCGAGGGCACGATCCGGATCAGCGAACGTTTGCGCGACGTGCCCGCGTGGGTCCTCGACTACGTCCTCGTGCACGAACTGGCGCACCTGCGCGTGCCCGGCCACGGCAAGGACTTCTGGGCGCTGGTGCACCGGTACCCGAAGGCCGAACGGGCCATCGGCTACCTGGAAGGCCTGTCCGCCGCGGCGGGCCTGGGCATCACCGAGGAGGACTGA
- a CDS encoding DUF5679 domain-containing protein, whose protein sequence is MAETYNGYCVKCREKRDFPGEIHESNNRRMAKGKCPVCGTTVTRILGKAKV, encoded by the coding sequence GTGGCCGAGACCTACAACGGCTACTGCGTCAAATGCCGGGAGAAGCGGGACTTCCCGGGCGAGATCCACGAGAGCAACAACCGCAGGATGGCGAAGGGCAAGTGCCCGGTCTGCGGCACCACGGTGACCCGCATCCTCGGCAAGGCGAAGGTGTGA
- a CDS encoding thiamine biosynthesis protein ThiF yields MDLPDRPRALPGLPLLKRHRDVVQIGVDGRHAVIVEQLPPPLVEALLGLRGRHTLAELRARLPHHADDLVGVLRGLVEAGLVDETVPQDGRLTAETTAWALRTRRSARHVPEARAKRCVAVRGDGRLAVAVAAQLAAAGVGFVRVRAEGRVGAEDTGCGYLDADVGRPRAEAAADAVRRARETVRRGSGAPDLVILTDALAYGPEVAWPLMKARTPHLVVRAREGLGVVGPLVVPGRSSCLRCADLHKGDVDDGWPMIAAQLADLPQHADLATTTATAGCAVAQALQALDHGDAAIARPPTWDATLEVDAFAGSVLHRIAPVHPRCDCRSLA; encoded by the coding sequence GTGGACCTACCCGACCGCCCCCGGGCACTGCCCGGGTTGCCGCTGCTCAAACGGCATCGTGACGTCGTCCAGATCGGGGTCGACGGCCGCCACGCCGTGATCGTCGAACAACTGCCGCCTCCGCTGGTCGAGGCGCTGCTCGGTCTCCGCGGCCGGCACACGCTGGCCGAACTGCGCGCACGACTCCCCCACCACGCCGACGACCTCGTCGGCGTGCTGCGCGGCCTGGTCGAAGCCGGTCTCGTGGACGAGACCGTGCCGCAGGACGGGCGGTTGACCGCCGAGACGACCGCGTGGGCGTTGCGTACCCGCAGGTCGGCACGCCATGTACCCGAAGCGCGGGCGAAGCGGTGCGTGGCGGTCCGGGGTGACGGGCGGCTGGCCGTCGCGGTCGCCGCCCAGCTCGCGGCGGCGGGCGTCGGGTTCGTGCGGGTCCGGGCGGAGGGCCGCGTGGGGGCCGAGGACACCGGGTGCGGCTACCTGGACGCGGACGTCGGCCGACCGCGTGCCGAGGCCGCCGCCGACGCGGTGCGCCGGGCGCGCGAGACCGTGCGGCGCGGCTCGGGCGCACCCGATCTGGTGATCTTGACCGACGCGCTGGCGTACGGCCCCGAGGTGGCGTGGCCGTTGATGAAGGCCCGGACGCCGCACCTCGTGGTCCGCGCCCGCGAAGGGCTCGGCGTGGTCGGTCCGCTCGTCGTGCCCGGCCGGTCGAGCTGCCTGCGGTGCGCCGACCTGCACAAAGGCGACGTGGACGACGGGTGGCCGATGATCGCGGCCCAGCTCGCGGACCTGCCGCAGCACGCGGACCTGGCGACGACCACGGCGACCGCCGGGTGCGCCGTGGCGCAGGCGTTGCAGGCGCTGGACCACGGCGACGCCGCGATCGCCCGGCCGCCGACGTGGGACGCGACGCTGGAGGTCGACGCGTTCGCCGGGTCGGTGCTGCACCGGATCGCGCCGGTGCACCCGCGCTGCGATTGTCGTTCGCTCGCCTGA
- a CDS encoding ABC1 kinase family protein, translated as MSEIPRKAVQRTAKLAGIPLGVAGRVVGGWGKRLAGRSSEEVNAEVSAKTAEQVFAVLGQLKGGAMKFGQALSVFEAAVPDELAEPYREALTKLQTAAPPMPGRTVHRVLTEQLGSAWRSRFESFSDEPSASASIGQVHRAVWHDGRDVAVKVQYPGADEALQSDLKQLLRFSRLLQAIMPGTEVRPLLEELRDRYLEELDYRTEADNQRVFAKAFHGDANVVVPRVVASSPKVMVTEWTEGVPLSTIIRSGSVEDRDHAGRLLSEFHFSAPSRSGLLHADPHPGNFMLGADGRLRVLDFGAVARLPEGLPRTLGLMTRIALDGRSSDLVDLLRSEHFIRPGTELHAEDVLAYLAPFVEPLRTERFHFTRKWLQKQAERVGDLRSPDSQTGRSLNLPPQYLLIHRVTLGATGILCQLDATVPARAIVSRWQPGFAD; from the coding sequence GTGAGCGAGATCCCGCGCAAGGCCGTCCAACGCACCGCCAAGCTGGCCGGCATCCCGCTCGGGGTGGCCGGCCGCGTCGTCGGGGGCTGGGGGAAGCGGCTGGCCGGGCGCAGTTCCGAGGAGGTCAACGCCGAGGTCTCGGCGAAGACGGCCGAGCAGGTGTTCGCCGTGCTGGGGCAGCTCAAGGGCGGCGCGATGAAGTTCGGCCAGGCGCTGTCGGTGTTCGAGGCGGCGGTGCCCGACGAGCTGGCCGAGCCCTACCGGGAGGCGTTGACCAAGCTCCAGACCGCCGCTCCCCCGATGCCCGGCCGGACCGTGCACCGGGTGCTGACCGAGCAGCTCGGGTCGGCGTGGCGATCCCGGTTCGAGTCGTTCTCCGACGAGCCGTCCGCGTCCGCGTCGATCGGCCAGGTGCACCGGGCGGTGTGGCACGACGGGCGCGACGTCGCGGTGAAGGTGCAGTACCCGGGCGCGGACGAGGCGTTGCAGTCGGATCTGAAGCAACTGCTGCGGTTCAGCCGGCTGCTCCAGGCGATCATGCCCGGCACCGAGGTCAGACCGCTGCTGGAGGAACTGCGCGACCGGTACCTGGAGGAGTTGGACTACCGGACCGAAGCGGACAACCAGCGGGTGTTCGCCAAGGCGTTCCACGGTGACGCGAACGTGGTGGTGCCGCGCGTGGTGGCCAGTTCGCCCAAGGTCATGGTGACCGAGTGGACCGAGGGCGTGCCGCTGTCGACGATCATCCGTTCGGGGTCCGTGGAGGACCGTGACCACGCCGGGCGGTTGCTGTCGGAGTTCCACTTCTCGGCGCCGTCGCGGTCGGGGTTGCTGCACGCGGACCCGCACCCGGGCAACTTCATGCTCGGCGCCGACGGGCGGCTGCGGGTGCTCGACTTCGGGGCCGTGGCCCGGCTGCCGGAGGGGTTGCCGCGCACGTTGGGGCTGATGACGCGGATCGCGTTGGACGGGCGGTCGTCGGATCTGGTCGACCTGCTGCGGTCGGAGCACTTCATCCGACCAGGCACGGAGTTGCATGCCGAGGACGTGCTCGCGTACCTGGCGCCGTTCGTGGAGCCGTTGCGCACGGAGAGGTTCCACTTCACCCGCAAGTGGCTCCAGAAGCAGGCCGAACGAGTGGGTGACCTGCGCAGTCCGGATTCGCAGACCGGGCGGTCGCTCAACCTGCCACCGCAGTACCTGCTCATCCACCGGGTGACCCTGGGCGCGACCGGCATCCTGTGCCAGCTCGACGCGACCGTGCCCGCGCGGGCGATCGTGTCGCGGTGGCAGCCGGGCTTCGCGGACTGA